From the Manihot esculenta cultivar AM560-2 chromosome 3, M.esculenta_v8, whole genome shotgun sequence genome, one window contains:
- the LOC110611081 gene encoding probable boron transporter 7 — protein sequence MESLMSPFKGITSDVKGRAACYKEDWVSALRSGIRILAPTTYIFFASALPVIAFGEQLNRDTDGSLSTVETLVSTAICGIIHSIFGGQPLLIVGVAEPTVIMYTYLYKFSNAKAELGQKLYLAWAGWVCVWTALMLFLLAIFNAGNIITKFTRIAGELFGMLITVLFFQEAIKGLVSEFNIPKHENPQSEKYQFHWLYANGLLAIIFSFGLLVTALKSRQARSWRYGTGWLRSFIADYGVPLMVLFWTLMTYSVPSKVPVGVPRRLQCPLLWDSMSVYHWTVIKDMGKVPVVYIFVAIIPAIMIAGLYFFDHCVASQMAQQKEFNLKNPSAYHYDVLLLGFMTLICGLLGLPPSNGVLPQSPMHTKSLAVLKKQLIRKKMVKSAKECIERNASNSEIYGRMQAVFIEMDTAPPNASVDKELKDLKEAVMKSDDGGDTKENFDPEKHLDAYLPVRVNEQRMSNLLQSLLVGLSTCALPIIKQIPTSVLWGYFAYMAIDSLPGNQFWERILLIFVPPNRRYKVLEGVHASFVEMVPFKQIFIFTLFQFVYFLICFGVTWIPIGGVLFPLPFFLLISIRHSIFPKVFHPLYLQELDAAEYEEIAGSPKRSRSLMHRERELHDLRNEPNDGDDFYDAEILDEMTTHRGELKLRTSSFKEDKLYQVHPRDDDGRRQ from the exons ATGGAGAGCTTGATGTCTCCATTCAAGGGAATAACCAGCGACGTCAAAGGAAGAGCTGCGTGCTACAAGGAAGATTGGGTCAGTGCACTTCGTTCAGGCATCAG GATATTGGCTCCAACTACTTACATCTtctttgcttctgcacttcctgTCATTGCCTTTGGAGAGCAGCTGAATAGAGATACAG ATGGAAGTCTGAGTACTGTGGAAACCTTAGTTTCTACTGCTATTTGCGGAATAATCCACTCAATTTTTGGCGGCCAGCCACTGTTGATAGTAGGAGTTGCTGAACCCACTGTTATAATGTATACGTATTTGTACAAGTTCAGCAACGCAAAGGCAGAGTTAGGCCAGAAATTGTATCTGGCCTGGGCTGGTTG GGTTTGTGTTTGGACTGCACTTATGCTTTTTCTGCTTGCAATTTTTAATGCCGGCAACATCATCACTAAATTTACAAGAATTGCAGGGGAGCTTTTTGGAATGTTGATTAcagttcttttctttcaagagGCTATCAAG GGACTTGTTAGTGAATTTAATATTCCCAAACATGAGAATCCCCAGTCAGAAAAATACCAATTCCACTGGCTGTATGCAAATGGACTGCTTGCTATTATTTTCTCATTTGGTTTACTCGTCACTGCCCTTAAAAGCAGACAGGCAAGGTCATGGCGATACGGCACAG GGTGGCTCCGAAGTTTTATTGCGGATTATGGGGTTCCCCTAATGGTGTTGTTCTGGACCCTGATGACTTATAGTGTACCCAGCAAAGTTCCTGTTGGAGTTCCCAGGAGGCTGCAGTGTCCACTTCTTTGGGATTCTATGTCAGTTTATCATTGGACTGTAATCAAG GATATGGGGAAGGTTCCAGTGGTTTACATCTTCGTTGCGATTATACCGGCCATTATGATAGCAGGTCTTTACTTTTTCGACCACTGTGTAGCTTCACAGATGGCACAACAAAAGGAGTTCAATCTCAAGAATCCGTCAGCTTACCATTATGATGTATTGTTGCTCGGTTTCATG ACTTTAATTTGTGGCTTGCTTGGACTCCCTCCTTCAAATGGTGTTCTTCCCCAATCACCCATGCACACTAAGAGCCTTGCAGTTCTTAAGAAGCAG TTGATTCGAAAGAAAATGGTAAAAAGTGCCAAGGAATGCATTGAGCGGAATGCAAGCAACTCAGAGATTTATGGAAGGATGCAAGCAGTGTTTATAGAAATGGACACAGCTCCCCCT AATGCTTCAGTAGATAAAGAGTTGAAGGACTTGAAAGAGGCTGTAATGAAATCTGATGATGGAGGTGACACAAAGGAAAATTTTGATCCTGAGAAACACCTTGATGCTTACTTGCCTGTAAGAGTTAACGAGCAGAGAATGAGTAACCTATTACAATCATTGTTGGTTGGATTATCAACATGTGCCCTGCCTATAATAAAACAAATACCTACGTCAGTTCTCTGGGGTTACTTTGCCTACATGGCCATTGATAGTCTCCCAGGGAATCAGTTTTGGGAACGGATATTACTTATCTTTGTTCCCCCCAATCGGCGGTACAA AGTTTTGGAAGGTGTTCATGCTTCATTCGTAGAGATGGTGCCATTCAagcaaatttttatatttacactCTTCCAATTTGTATACTTTTTGATTTGTTTTGGGGTGACATGGATACCTATTGGTGGAGTACTGTTCCCGCTGCCATTCTTCCTTCTTATTAGCATAAGGCACTCTATCTTTCCTAAGGTGTTCCATCCTCTTTATCTTCAAGAATTGGATGCAGCTGAGTATGAAGAAATTGCTGGTTCTCCAAAACGAAGTCGGAGTCTTATGCACAGG GAGAGAGAACTACACGATTTGAGGAATGAACCAAATGATGGAGATGATTTCTATGATGCTGAGATACTGGACGAAATGACAACCCACAGAGGCGAGCTGAAGCTTAGAACTTCAAGCTTCAAGGAAGACAAATTATATCAG GTACATCCACGGGATGATGATGGTAGAAGACAATGA